In Thermoanaerobaculia bacterium, the genomic stretch TTCGCTTTAGGATCGCCCGGTGACTCTCGCTGCCGGCGCCAAGCTCGGCCTGTACGAGATTCTTTCCCCCCTCGGGGCTGGGGGCATGGGCGAGGTCTACAAGGCGAAGGACACGAAGCTCAACCGCTTCGTCGCGATCAAGGTCCTCCCCGAGTCGCTCGCCGACGATTCTGACGCGCTCGCGCGCTTCGAGCGC encodes the following:
- a CDS encoding protein kinase; this encodes MTLAAGAKLGLYEILSPLGAGGMGEVYKAKDTKLNRFVAIKVLPESLADDSDALARFEREAHAVAALNHPNILAIHDFGTDGGVAYAVMELLEGE